The genomic segment ttcttgtaggagaattattAATGTGCATTGTGAGATCTTActattcgaatatattgaccatgGACAGTTGGGTAACACAAGCAACAGCGTACTTAATATTGAAGTCAGCGCAtagaatttttctgcttttattgggcaggtcatctaacaaatttagcaggttctgaaaaaatagttccgtgaaagaatcaggtgatctataaatgcaaagaatgtatcgATTAAGATTCGTAATATAAACTAAGAAAAACCCAAAGAAGGCTTCATTCAacaaaaagtcatattttgttaccagagagaaatcattatttgtagaaagaattagggtgtTACCAtaagctgaacttggacgatcatatctagcgtggtatatttttcttcaaGAAAAGGCTCGTTGATTTCAAGCCAGTGCTCTgtaaccgcaactatcggggaaatcctaattcctctagaaacaaaaataattaatctgttttatatctttttttcattgtcatcactaaaataatttgaggtttctagtccTACAAAACACGTTGTATTGTTTAAAAATGGCCAtaattatttcttcgtttgttatttctgggcttCTTGCTgtatcttcgaataattcttggaTTTATTCATTTCATCTTCTTAATTTATCTTCAATTGCAGTCAAAATCTGAACTTCgatgtctacaactatgcctgtatttGGTTGTTTTCTGGTCTTCGGtacttctttaatctttttatacatatggaaattgtcaTGTTTGCATTGTAGTATTTTATTTTCCGTACATTTCTCCATTAACCATGCTTCTTATACTCTTTTAATTTCCTTCGTtcttccatcatctgcaatattttatctgtcatccattcttgcttcttttctttttttgttttaagaTTTTCATGCGAAAATATGGTaataatagatgtcttcatttcaTTCCATTCTTTTTCCAAGCCGCTTCAACAATTTTCGCAAAATGCGTAAGTTATGTTTTTACTTATTCCTGGATGTTGTTTTCTTTCAGTAAgtagttttatatttattttgggCCTTATTTTCGTATGAATTATTTTGAGTTGTATGTTGATATTTACAAATAATAGATCCgagaagacatctgcgcctggatgTTCATCTATGTTTTTGCTGAGGCGATAGAATTTTGaaaccttttgtttatgttgataaaatcTATTTTGTTTCTTATGATTTCCCCCTGAGATCTCACCGGGTGCTTTTCATGTATAAAGCTTTCGtggattttataaataaaatatgtattcgTTACAATCATATCCAAGTccatagtcatagtcatctttattgatcctttaagacattcaaaataaatgtataggatacgtcactacagaatttggtataaaaaacattaatgtgtataatacaatattcacagtgtaaaaaaaattgacaaaacaaaatatataaaataacattttacaagtaaaatatgaagaaCGTAAAATATGAAGAACACACATATGTCCCCACAACCTTCTCGACTGTACCTTGTCctattttggcgttaaaatcaTCCATGATAATAATTAGTTAATGTTTTTTGTCGATTTTAGAGTGTCCTTTAGTGTCtgataaaatttctatttcttctaCAGTAGATTCGAATGTTGGTGCGTAAATCtgaatgatgtttatattagaGAGGCAGAAGTTTGTTTTATGGAATAATAGATATGTTGTTCATCTATAATTGTTACTCCATGAAGAAGATATGTACCTATAcagtcaaaataaataaaatttacttgaaaAATTCAATTTTGTTGCATGATCACTTGTAGTCGACcaattgtgttttattatttgttgtttttGTTCAGAATAAGTATCTATATTTGCAATTGAAGTCAGATAAGTGAACAAACTGTACCTCGTACGTAGACCCGATAAGATCGGTAAAACCGATAAAAATTCAATATTCTATTTAGCCGATCATACTCCCAATTAACTCATTCGCTGCCAACCAAAAATTACGTAGAAGCTGAAGTACATAGAGAGCGTTTAGGTTATTGACACGTCTCGCGTTTGAGTGTGATTGACACCCAACAGAAGGAAAAAAGTAACTTATagtctaagatcccactgcaggatcactacgttcatatcGTAGTTAAtgaaactcacatttttacatacatttgaaattaggagaatacattgataacatGTTGCCAGTCAAAaatggccgcaaatatttttaattcaattaatagtaattaatttttgaacaaaaattttatttcgatattctcctaattttaaatgcatGAAACAATGTGAGTTTGATCACAACATAAGGAACAAGATTTGTATCTATGCTGTGGTTTGATTAActccgttatgaacgtagtgattttGCAATAAGATCTTGTACTATTAATATCGTGCCGATGCGTGATCGTCAGCGAATTGATTAAAATTTTGTCTGTCTTTAATAATTCCAAACTAAAAGTAAAACTAGAATAGATTTTTacatatttgtttttataaaaaattactacttAGACAATTTTTTAGCTAATAATGACACACCTAGCaagtttttataactttttaaaatatgtgtGCTACTAAAATTATTAGTGTACTaacattatatttttacttatttgttaAATTTGGATGTGATATGTATACATAGTCCTAGTCAGACAGTGAAAACTACATGTATAGGGTTAAGTTAAAATGGAAAACATAATGTATCACTTAGCAAAAGAATGACCCAAACCTATTTActaatcttattttattttaattctagaaaacttcgaaattataataaataattgtcatAATATTTATGATAGGGAATCAGTGTGGCTTTTAAAGTCTTATGCTGGGTGACACATAAGTATCAAGTAAATATAATAATAGCTTGTatgtattttcgaaataaaaGTTGATAATTTTTCTCATTGGTATTCTTTTATTTTCCAAATCCCATACATATCTGTATACATATAACTGTAAATGAATTGAAAAGCTAAATATATATTTGATGTAAGAGGAAAATTCGTCAAACACTGTGTATGAATCGGTTTAATTAGTCTTATAACTCGTTATTTCTGCATAACCTTGCTTTGTCAGAGACTCAGGTAGTCTATGTAACTGTAAATTACTATAGacctaataaaaattaatacgaACCACAAAATACATAAGATACCTGATGAGTATATAGATGCTTACATAACTAGTAGTGTCACAAATAAAACTTTTAGCTGCGATAGCTAAAAACATAAAGGAACAAAGTAATACTTGAGTTGTGTGCATAATGCATTTAAAGTCACGTTATATTCTGTAATATTTGGACATGAAAACTTGTGTTGGTACCTGTGCTATCCGTGAAggataaattaaacagtaagggcaCCAAAACAGATCCCTAGGGCAGTCCTGCTGAGCTTCATTTGGATTCTTTTAAAATTGGCGATAAAATTGTGACTTGAAAGGGTGTGTAGGTGAGCATACTATTGATGAGTTTAGTTATTTTTTGACAGAGTAGTTTGCAGATAAGTCCTTGTCTCCAGACAGTATCGTAAACAACAGATGTTTTTAGCTTTCTTTGAAACcctgcttcaatatgtgttgttagggataggatTTGATCTGTGCAACTGCAGTTAGGtctgaaccctgcttgctcattgggtatcaattcaaatatgtttctactaattctgttgtagattaagTGTTCCAACAGTTTGTTAGATTAGTAATACTGATTGTACAGCTCAGCAGTGCAATTGGTCAGTAGTTTTGAGGCTGATCATTAGCTTTTCCTGATTTTAATATGACTACAATGGAGGCCTTTTTAAGTGTGGAGGAATACATCTGATTTTAAGATATCTTAATAGTCAGAAATTTCCTAACATATTTGATACTGTGAAGTAAAAATTCTGGATGGATTTTATCAGAACAAGGTGACTTTCTAAACTTCATTTCTGCTGGAGTAAACTTGTCAGAGTATTCAGATATAGGTGGGCATGCAAACTTAagtatttttagttgttttactTTTGTGGTGTGTTCACAGTTTAGGTGATCTTAAGGTTGCTACAATGTATAAGACCACTGTGTTAAGAACTATTAGTACTTTGTCTTTAGTTGGATGTCCGCTACTACAAAGTTTTCTAAGTAAGTGCCATGCTTTCCGCTTGGTTTACTTAAGTCTAGTTTTCCCATAGTCTCCATCCATTTTTGTCATCTGGCTGTATCCAAAGTGTGCAGTTCAGTCTTAGTTTTTGCTGTATTCTTGATACAATTTTTCATCCCATCCCGGGCATACTCTTTATGATATTCTATAGGTATAGTGATAACAGCCCCAACAAATTTTCTTGTGTTGCGGTTATATATGCCAGACATTTGTCAATAAAAGGATTGACAAATGTCTGGCATATTGAGTATATAATTTCTCAGTAAAAGTCACCCAGTCTGCTTTTTAAAGTTCCACCCAGGTCAAGGAAAAGATGTTATTATTGGTATTTTGATACCAACTTCTATTACAACTGGTCTATCTTGGCTATGTGGGAAATCTGGGAGTACTGTAGGTGAAGTTGCTAGGAGTTGATTGGTTTAGGCTATGtacaaatatataattaaaagcgCTTTTGAACCTACAGTCTATTCCATTTTCAGAGTTTTGTTTTACAGTTGCTGGTGCATTTTTCACGTTTTTTTTCATTGTTGCTGATGGTAATTTTTCCAGTTTCTATGTGATTTAATTACTTTTGACTGTTTCCAATATAGAAACAGCTTATAATCCTTCTAAATCCACAGAAAATGTAAGAAAGACATGTTATTTATATAAACATTGAAAGATTTTTGTCCGAAATATTTCTGGTAAAAAGAAAACCAATTATAGAAATTACAGATTTATTTTGATACTTATACTTTGctacatatatgtatatttttataaacaaatatcaCAAAACACTTTAAAGCAGTGTAAAATCATCATGTTGCTGGTTTAACATAAAATGTTTTACCTGAAACGATAATAgtttataaacataaaaaattgttaaatgtaAATGCACACATAGACACTTCTGGCACAAAAATCAGCCCCACGCTTGTGTCTTGCAGTAGTGAAGCACTAATTTACCCTCTGTGTTATAACAGTCATATAAATTCTTAACTAACTGATCTGGCGATGGCGCAAATGTTTGGTTTACATACAGAAATAATTTTTCATTAGGttctagttttaaatattttctgaTAAATTCTATTATCCATCCGATTTTCTTATCACTGTCAACAGTCCACTTTTTCTTTTTCATAATAGGTGCGTTTCCTGTCGGTTtcaacaaaatatccactttgtGCTTTTCTGGAGATAAATCATGTGTAATGTTCATTGATTGTAAAGAGTCGCCCACCTCTTGGACTTCGtcactcattttaattaaatatttttatttataataaaaagtagTGTTGACTAAAGGGTGTGTGGTGACATTTAAAAAGGTAGAAAAAGGATAAGTCAATAAATGACATGATGATAAACATTGCATCAAAATAGGTTATCAGAATATCAGGGACTAAACAATGAAGTCTACATCCACATAAaagttgaaatatttttataaaattagaaagTAATGAATGATATATTAAGAGCATTAAGGATTGGTGGCTTCGGAATGTCCATTCGCATTTTACTAATGACTAAAATtaccacatttttttaaaaagccTCTACATGCCCACTAAATTTCCAGAAGAGACCAGAGCATTACTTGAGGCATTAGcagaatataatttttattaattaaatttgatTGGTGAAAAGAGTAGAAGATAAAACCATTCTCATGCTCGTCATGCTATCTTTGATCAATCTTTGATGCTATCAGTATACAGCAACAGCAATAGAGGTTTGGCAACAGCACCAACACCAACAGACTCAGAACTAAACCACCGAACAACACtaaaccaccagttgccagattgcaaaagacgttgttttaaatttattatttatactaacattttttactatttacttttaaaaacgatttaaaactatttaccttttctttttttggtaattgtcaagtattagtttttaaatatcttattgatTTTGATTGCGTATGTTTCATTTGTGATGTAAATTTCAACACTGCCAATCGTGCCAAACACCAACATTTCATTCTGTCCTGTCATGTCAAACCATTTGAGTTTGTTTGAGGTTTGGGGCTATCTtcactgggaccaaatgtgaaatgTGAAAAAAAACGTCCTTTGGCTTTGGCGGAACATTTAATATTAATTGTCTTAGTAATTTTAGTCAGTATGATTGTGGTATGATTTAGTCTATATCAGTGTTTAGAGGTACGTGGTACCAAGTGCTACGCAAGTGATTCCTAAACAGCCCTAGAATTAACAATTACAACTCGCAAGAAAAGAAGTAACTttcctcagcttttcccttttcaaTGGTCGCTGTGTAGTCACTGTTCCTTAATTGTGTCTATGCTGTGCTTACATTTccagtatataataaaataaaaaataaaaataaaaacgtttattgccctaataatatttacatttcaaatttacaatttaattttcttctttccgacgtcccgctcttgcaccgcctGCTTCTGAATATTTTTCCTTTCGGATACCTGGTCTTCGGTTGGTGTCTTCCTGtcgtcttcttctgtaggtacttatTTTGGCATCGTACCTACTACCCATTTCCAGTATATGTACTTATTCACTTTATATATCAGCCATGGAATTTAAAGTTGAAATTAAGAGAGAGTTTGATGTTGAATATAACCAAAAAGATATAGAATGTCAGGTATCCACATCAATAGATCAGGAGCACTTAAAAAATGAATCAGAAGATAACTCAGGTAAGACACTAGTAGAAATTAATGCTAAATGTTGTGATGTAATTGGTATTTTATTAGAAATGGGACTGAAAGCTAGAATTAAGGAAGAGGTTGATGTTGAATATAACCAAAAAGATATAGAATGTCATGTATCCACATCAATAGATCTGGAACACTTAAAAAATGAATCAGAAGATAACTCAGGTAAGACAGTAGTAGACATTAATGCTAAATGATGTGATGTAATtggtattttattagaaataGGACTAAAAGCTAGAATTAAGGAAGAGTTTGCAGAAGGTGGTCAAGGATATAGAGAGAGTCAGCCATTTACATCCCCAGATTTTGAAGACTTGAATAATAAACCCGATGGAGATAACTCAGGTGAGAGAAGTAATAAAAAGGCTTATGTAGGGAGAACttatttttatatctttctttcttggttatatagatatttttatatctCTATAATAGGCAATGTTTTGAAAATATTCCCGTACTTTCTAACTTATTAGTAGGAGTTTATGATCTACCAAGTCAAAAGCACAGCTGAGATCATAAAATAGACCTAGAGTGCTTTGTTTCTCATTAAGTGAATTATAAATAATGTTTAAGCAGTCATCAACAGTTGTAGCAGTGGATTTGATTTTCCTAAACCCATGTTGAAGCTGTGGTAATAATTTATAGTATTCTAGATAGCTGACTAATTGTGCATAATATGCTGATTCATATTTTTGCAACAAGACTAGTTTTTAGTTTAGTTAGACTTTGCAACCTTTATTCTTATAAACAGGAACTCCTTTAGATTCCTTTATGTTGGAGAATAACCCTGTtgtaaaatattcattaattaaGTAGGATAAAGGTTGGATAGTATAAGGGGCTACATTCCTTATAACTTTCCCATTAAGCTCATCCAGACCTTCAGCATACTTGCATGTATTTTTTTGAATAATTGAAACTACTTCTTCAGCAGCATTTGGGCAAAGAAAGAAGCTTCTGCAAAATTTGTCAATGTTAATATTATAATTTGGAATGATATTATTGCTATGATTTtcatcaataaaataattatttataaaatttgcaTTATCTTTGACTGACAAGTTAATACTAAGAAATAATTTATTGCCAAataattttcatttctaaaatcaAAGTAGCActctttaaattttaaatcaatccTAGTACTATGCCTaagcaacaaaagaattggtatggtgtgttacgcagatgatgcagcaattattgcctaatcagaagatgatcttcagagacagctctttcagttctttcagatAAGCCAcaaactaaatatgaccatttctaccaacaaaactaaatgtatgacaatagcaagagatccgctcagatgtaagttagtggttgagaacaaccacATAGAActggtgatgcaattcagatatctgagCATAaatatatcaagcacacacgacccagtaaaggacctaaggagtcagatcaacaaagcatccgcattgttaGGATGTCTGcaggagatagtctggtcaaatccgtatatgcgcacagatagtaaaattagaatctacaggAGTTGCATACGActgatcatgacatatggcatagaagtgtgcgaagataccaacaaaacaaaacagatgctaagggttgccgaaatgaaaaccctaagaacaatagtgggcaaaacaagaagagacagggtgagaaatacatatgtcagagagcagtgcaaaattcaagatattgtaataTAGGGAAGGCaacgtaagaggatgtggtacaatcatgtaagatgAATGGATAAGAATAGACTCctaaaaattgccctagaaaacaacccgcccggttcaagaccttctggaagaccacctaaaagatggagggatagttggcaatctacctcccaggaaattaaccagaggcagcttcagaattaatcagatcgaaagatctccaagaagtagaagaagaagaagaagactgccTAATCTCAAATCATCAGCCCATTTTACATCCACCGTAGGACACAGACCTCCCCTGTTTCTTTCTGTGTATGTGTAAGCTAAGTGGTTACTATGTAAAACCATTAACGGGTCTATAGTTGGTATCACTTCAATTTGAGACAAATTTGTAAAAATCAAATCTAAATATCTTCAACTATCATTTGTTGAGACATACAACATAGGCTCCGAGATTTTTATTATATCAGATGTATTCTGGAAGATTGTCGTCCCCTCGACAATATCAATTTGGTATTTGTAAAGTCAGTTCCGGGAATCCCTTAAGTGGGAGGACGCTAAAAATCCCCCTAGTCATGAGGCTAGACTATGTCTAAGGCCATCCCTTTCCTCTAGACACACGCACACAAtgaattgttttttattattgaacAATGAATAAAAATATACTTACCTATAAAATTAAACAGAATGTATAAGGTGCAATAACATAGTTTAAGTCTAAACTAATACTATTAATAATATTA from the Diabrotica undecimpunctata isolate CICGRU chromosome 1, icDiaUnde3, whole genome shotgun sequence genome contains:
- the Atg12 gene encoding autophagy protein 12-like, translating into MSDEVQEVGDSLQSMNITHDLSPEKHKVDILLKPTGNAPIMKKKKWTVDSDKKIGWIIEFIRKYLKLEPNEKLFLYVNQTFAPSPDQLVKNLYDCYNTEGKLVLHYCKTQAWG